From Bacillus sp. FSL K6-3431, the proteins below share one genomic window:
- a CDS encoding peptidoglycan DD-metalloendopeptidase family protein, producing MPFTGYRVTSPFGWRKSPFGGAQEFHTGIDVVKTHKAPINAFTEGSVLYAGFGNAGTGLGGYGNVVVVKDKNGRAQVYAHLDSVAVKSGARISKGQVVGYQGTTGQSTGSHLHFEVRKTCAPSYGWEANRAGNCLDPTVYLKAYSPPSVSKPVTGGGSIVDYLNAKGISSTFTNRAKLAAQHGIKNYSGTASQNITLLAKVKGGATSVQPKGMVHLPASAKTWRTYKLSVQPVTKNSDWSLTPSAFGGLTYEIIGKPYADVVTINTSRGKRNIYVGKGTGAIIK from the coding sequence TTGCCGTTTACAGGATATCGAGTTACATCGCCGTTTGGTTGGCGCAAAAGCCCGTTCGGAGGCGCGCAAGAGTTTCACACGGGAATTGACGTAGTAAAGACGCACAAGGCGCCAATCAATGCATTTACCGAAGGTTCTGTACTTTACGCAGGCTTCGGCAATGCAGGCACGGGATTAGGCGGTTATGGTAACGTAGTCGTCGTCAAAGACAAAAACGGGCGGGCGCAAGTATACGCTCACCTCGACAGTGTTGCCGTTAAGTCAGGAGCGCGTATTTCGAAAGGGCAAGTCGTAGGTTACCAAGGTACGACGGGACAATCGACTGGCTCGCATTTACACTTCGAAGTACGTAAGACATGTGCGCCGAGCTACGGATGGGAAGCCAATCGCGCGGGTAACTGTCTCGACCCGACTGTGTATTTAAAGGCGTACAGTCCGCCATCAGTGAGCAAGCCGGTAACTGGCGGAGGAAGCATTGTCGATTATCTTAACGCAAAGGGTATTTCCTCAACGTTCACTAATCGCGCTAAACTAGCAGCACAGCACGGCATTAAAAACTACAGCGGAACGGCATCGCAGAATATCACGTTATTGGCGAAGGTAAAAGGCGGCGCAACGTCCGTACAACCTAAAGGAATGGTTCATTTACCGGCATCTGCAAAGACGTGGCGTACGTACAAGTTGTCCGTTCAGCCAGTCACGAAGAACTCCGACTGGTCGCTGACGCCTAGCGCATTCGGCGGCTTAACTTACGAAATAATCGGCAAGCCTTACGCGGATGTGGTTACGATTAATACTTCGCGAGGCAAGCGGAACATTTACGTTGGCAAAGGTACCGGCGCTATTATTAAATAA
- a CDS encoding chitobiase/beta-hexosaminidase C-terminal domain-containing protein — MRNILAVEVDLKGLRRVPVYTVTQNDSVRLIVSVLDEGIPFKLDEVSTNTLVCTRTDKETIVTAGTQTGLNEITFDLGTSEIAVLGKVDAVIQLYTADERVSTIKFAFIVIKDPSGDGFVPSDREQSIIEVVLGSGPLVIKQAQEASTYIEEKKPLIDKLTDEQTGLQAQLDESKSEIDNAKGAFPTLIDKLNDMVTEGGGAPSNVILFEDWVGGESVNIDNEDTPPADTTPPMIEITSARTFTDTQIVTMTTDETADIWYTKDSTDPKTSATRAKYTFAITLTETTTIKVYAVDIAGNASVVQTVTYTKQAITSLDPFMAFDAIDGTLGSSAWNSSVGGYKASLINFSHDINSGWNNGYLLFDSINDTVSIPATSDLTVFNQGATIELLFRAKSETGTGNIILLDAGSASSTTRVTTLPGNKMQLNFGYINTADFATYVRADNIPFALGELTHVVMTSEVINARSCIKVYVNGVLVSTVNATSDFKSWTPIAPSVKLFSYIQRTAPTELKLLKMYKTAMRQQQVTQIYDGLGVR, encoded by the coding sequence ATGCGGAATATATTAGCGGTTGAGGTGGATTTAAAAGGACTTAGACGCGTGCCGGTCTATACCGTAACACAAAACGATTCGGTCCGTTTAATTGTCTCGGTCCTTGACGAAGGCATACCTTTTAAATTAGACGAAGTATCGACGAACACTCTTGTATGCACGCGTACCGATAAAGAAACGATAGTCACGGCGGGGACGCAGACGGGTTTAAACGAAATTACATTCGATCTTGGTACTTCGGAGATCGCGGTTCTCGGCAAAGTAGACGCGGTAATTCAGTTATATACGGCGGACGAGCGCGTTTCAACGATTAAATTTGCGTTCATCGTCATTAAAGACCCTTCCGGAGATGGTTTCGTTCCTTCCGATCGGGAGCAGTCGATAATCGAAGTCGTGCTTGGTAGCGGACCCTTGGTGATAAAACAGGCACAGGAAGCTTCCACTTATATTGAGGAAAAGAAACCGTTAATCGATAAACTTACGGACGAGCAGACGGGATTACAGGCGCAGTTAGACGAAAGTAAGTCCGAAATAGACAATGCAAAAGGCGCGTTTCCGACGCTTATAGATAAGTTGAATGACATGGTAACGGAAGGTGGAGGTGCTCCATCTAATGTGATTCTTTTCGAAGATTGGGTGGGTGGTGAGTCGGTTAATATTGATAATGAGGATACACCTCCGGCGGATACGACTCCTCCGATGATAGAGATTACGTCAGCAAGGACATTTACGGATACACAAATCGTTACAATGACGACGGATGAAACTGCTGATATATGGTATACAAAAGACAGCACTGATCCTAAAACATCGGCAACAAGGGCTAAATACACATTTGCTATTACATTAACTGAAACAACTACTATAAAAGTATACGCAGTAGATATCGCGGGGAACGCGAGTGTTGTTCAGACGGTAACTTATACCAAGCAAGCTATTACATCGTTAGATCCCTTTATGGCATTTGATGCTATTGATGGAACATTAGGCTCTAGTGCATGGAATTCAAGTGTAGGTGGTTATAAAGCATCACTCATAAACTTTAGCCATGATATAAATAGTGGGTGGAATAACGGATATTTATTATTTGACTCAATCAATGACACTGTCTCAATTCCGGCAACCTCAGACTTGACCGTATTTAACCAAGGAGCAACCATAGAACTTTTATTTAGGGCGAAAAGTGAAACCGGTACAGGGAATATTATACTTCTCGATGCGGGAAGCGCGTCTTCTACTACTAGGGTAACGACACTTCCAGGTAATAAAATGCAATTAAATTTCGGATATATTAATACTGCAGATTTTGCAACATACGTAAGAGCGGATAACATTCCTTTTGCATTGGGAGAATTAACTCATGTCGTTATGACTTCCGAAGTTATAAACGCCAGATCATGTATAAAAGTCTATGTAAATGGCGTATTAGTATCCACGGTTAACGCTACATCTGATTTTAAGAGTTGGACACCAATAGCGCCATCAGTAAAGTTGTTTAGTTATATTCAACGCACTGCTCCAACAGAGTTAAAACTTTTAAAAATGTATAAAACAGCCATGCGTCAACAACAAGTTACACAAATTTATGACGGTTTGGGGGTGCGGTAA
- a CDS encoding phage tail spike protein: MIRILNQSRQPVAILENAFGIGYSRKLNELWTASFSLPLDDTKNAHCKPLNYVEITDDNTGEYIGLFRIIPTKTRKLTTLNEVNYELEHVLATLLNDVLFRYHQRSNLTTRENIEYVLARQTTKHWRLGSCDITRYFHYKWENENGLLGPLFSIAQPFDVPYVWTFDTQSYPWTINLTTPSTTPSAEIRFGKNLAEIEREVDPSNIVNRLYALGYGEGVNQLTIEKVNGGRAYIENTASIAEYGLGQYVWVDRRFEDAPTLLASAKAFLEEWSVPRVSYSVKAVDLSSLTGLSIDKFTVGKVVRIVDPEIGTFTARIVNEAKADIYGAPGDIDLEIANTKANIGTSLADVERRQEINEVYAQGATNMLIYSYEDNADAQNAAIIRFKLPDEMVRINKLELTYETAEFRTYSRAIGGGGAIVSSTSAGGAVVKSTSAGGAVVKSTSSGGGSTATSSSGGGTTATSTNGGGVAKSTASGGATTQSSAAGGDHRHVMFQTTGTVPSSGGEPVLANTAGAVFFALDGNTPTMTSFSTHGSSGNHSHSVTVPSHTHDFDVPSHSHNVSIPNHTHNVVIPAHTHSIDIPSHQHDIDIPAHQHEITLPNHTHEIEHGIFKLNRTPSRVTIKVDGVTVPITATYGDSIDLIPYLPLDSENRVTRGWHTVEITPNDLGRINAEVMTQFFMQSRGGVDA; the protein is encoded by the coding sequence ATCATCCGCATATTAAATCAATCGCGCCAACCGGTCGCAATCCTCGAAAACGCGTTCGGCATCGGCTATTCGCGCAAACTCAACGAACTTTGGACGGCGAGCTTTTCGCTGCCACTCGACGATACCAAGAACGCGCACTGCAAGCCGTTAAACTACGTTGAAATCACGGACGACAACACGGGCGAGTATATCGGCTTATTCCGGATTATTCCAACAAAGACGCGGAAGCTCACAACGTTAAACGAAGTTAACTACGAATTAGAACACGTATTAGCGACGTTGCTTAACGACGTATTATTCCGGTATCATCAACGCTCGAACTTAACCACGCGGGAGAATATCGAATACGTTCTTGCGCGACAAACGACGAAGCATTGGCGATTAGGCTCTTGCGACATTACGCGTTATTTTCACTACAAGTGGGAAAACGAAAACGGCTTGCTCGGTCCGTTGTTTTCTATCGCACAGCCTTTCGATGTTCCTTACGTATGGACTTTCGATACGCAGTCGTATCCTTGGACGATTAATCTCACAACACCGAGTACCACGCCATCAGCGGAAATACGATTCGGCAAGAACCTCGCGGAAATCGAGCGCGAAGTCGATCCGTCAAATATCGTTAATCGGCTGTATGCGTTAGGTTACGGCGAGGGCGTCAATCAGTTAACTATCGAAAAAGTAAACGGTGGGCGCGCATATATCGAAAACACTGCGTCGATAGCGGAATACGGACTTGGTCAATACGTATGGGTCGATAGGCGTTTCGAAGATGCCCCGACTTTACTTGCGTCTGCTAAAGCGTTTCTCGAAGAATGGTCGGTGCCTCGCGTAAGTTATAGCGTCAAAGCCGTAGACCTTTCGTCGCTGACCGGCTTATCTATCGACAAGTTTACGGTCGGCAAAGTCGTGCGTATTGTAGACCCGGAAATCGGCACGTTTACAGCGCGCATTGTTAACGAAGCGAAAGCGGACATATACGGAGCGCCGGGCGACATTGACCTCGAAATAGCGAATACGAAGGCTAACATCGGTACATCGCTCGCAGACGTTGAGAGGCGACAGGAAATCAACGAAGTATACGCGCAGGGCGCTACGAATATGTTGATTTACTCTTACGAGGACAACGCCGATGCACAAAACGCGGCTATCATACGTTTTAAATTACCCGACGAAATGGTCCGCATCAATAAGCTAGAACTAACGTATGAGACTGCGGAGTTCCGAACGTATTCGCGGGCTATTGGAGGCGGAGGCGCTATCGTAAGTTCTACGTCGGCGGGCGGTGCGGTCGTTAAAAGTACGTCAGCCGGCGGTGCGGTCGTTAAGTCAACGTCAAGTGGCGGAGGTTCAACGGCTACGTCAAGTAGCGGTGGCGGTACGACGGCGACGAGTACAAACGGGGGCGGCGTGGCGAAATCGACGGCGAGTGGCGGGGCAACAACGCAATCATCCGCAGCAGGCGGAGACCACAGGCATGTAATGTTCCAAACGACGGGCACCGTTCCTTCTTCGGGCGGAGAACCCGTTCTCGCGAATACGGCGGGTGCGGTATTTTTTGCATTGGACGGAAATACACCGACTATGACGAGTTTTAGTACTCACGGTTCGAGCGGAAATCATTCGCACAGTGTGACAGTGCCTTCGCATACTCACGATTTCGACGTGCCTAGTCATTCTCACAACGTATCTATCCCAAACCATACACACAATGTCGTGATACCGGCGCATACACACAGTATCGATATTCCGTCTCACCAACACGATATAGATATACCGGCGCATCAGCACGAAATTACACTGCCGAATCATACGCACGAAATCGAGCACGGAATATTTAAGTTAAATCGCACACCATCGCGCGTAACGATTAAAGTAGACGGCGTTACCGTGCCTATCACGGCTACTTACGGCGATTCAATCGATTTGATACCGTACTTGCCGTTAGATTCAGAAAATCGCGTAACGCGCGGCTGGCACACGGTGGAAATTACGCCCAACGATCTCGGACGTATTAATGCCGAAGTTATGACGCAATTCTTTATGCAATCACGGGGAGGTGTAGACGCTTGA
- a CDS encoding SGNH/GDSL hydrolase family protein: MLGNLKKIKDSLGNYIFPVTVSKAVYVDETKTLETKLLELNKLYGLKLGIIGDSISVVGYKGNGMEYPKQIADRNNMSLNNLAVSGSMITKSTVSGHTSDHMCERILKLDDDCDVVIVAGGVNDLRNGLPLGTMDSTDNTTFYGALDILCKNMITKFPNKPKVIITPIKYRANNEGLKPYVSAIKEVAIKYAIPVLDSFSTCDLQPDINFINTNYFYQGDGLHPNGAGHVIRAREIENFLLNLV; the protein is encoded by the coding sequence ATGTTAGGCAATTTAAAAAAAATAAAAGATAGCTTAGGGAATTACATTTTTCCTGTAACAGTTTCTAAAGCGGTATATGTAGATGAAACCAAAACACTTGAAACGAAACTTTTAGAATTAAATAAATTGTATGGTTTGAAACTAGGTATTATTGGCGATAGTATTTCAGTTGTTGGATATAAAGGTAATGGAATGGAGTATCCGAAACAGATTGCAGATCGAAATAATATGTCACTTAACAATCTTGCAGTATCAGGATCGATGATAACAAAATCCACCGTATCAGGGCATACGTCGGATCACATGTGCGAGAGGATTTTAAAATTAGATGATGATTGTGATGTTGTAATTGTTGCTGGAGGTGTTAACGATTTAAGAAACGGGCTACCTTTAGGCACAATGGACAGCACAGATAATACTACTTTTTATGGGGCGTTAGACATACTTTGTAAAAACATGATAACTAAATTTCCAAATAAGCCAAAAGTAATCATTACCCCCATCAAGTATCGCGCAAACAACGAAGGACTAAAACCTTATGTCAGTGCTATAAAAGAGGTAGCCATTAAGTATGCTATCCCTGTGCTAGATAGTTTCTCGACTTGTGATTTACAACCAGATATTAACTTTATTAATACAAATTACTTTTATCAAGGTGACGGGTTGCATCCGAACGGAGCGGGGCATGTAATACGAGCGCGAGAGATAGAAAACTTCTTGCTGAATTTAGTCTAA
- a CDS encoding acyltransferase family protein yields the protein MNKKIINEVIWLRVVACISVVLGHSLITTNTILYEDVDSFGKKIVYLILMATYFATPVFIFISEFLLAKKYSNGLPPNFIKKRAKYLLVPYLFMSVVYGFVNADSLNPQSIMMTIIRNILLAESTVYFILIIFQFYFLHIVFYKKLNKWKPLTVISSTLLLNILYLSFFHFVNAPENEIASYIWRRGHWLLFVAWIFYFVMGFYIGKYFNKVKKKLHSKKVAISLAFSTTCLLILVITNKYFDLIHTVSSKRIDILIYTASVILLVFSLSTFIKRTPNFIITISNYSFSIYLLHKVFLAVFEAFNLNYFNPILHVVLAFLFSFFSSILISYLLNLGSFGKYLVGQNQQLKKDFKNERKLAG from the coding sequence GTGAACAAAAAAATAATTAATGAAGTTATCTGGTTAAGGGTCGTGGCTTGCATTTCAGTAGTTTTAGGTCATTCTTTAATTACTACTAATACCATATTATACGAAGATGTAGATAGTTTTGGTAAAAAAATAGTGTACCTAATCCTAATGGCGACATATTTCGCTACACCAGTTTTTATTTTTATATCTGAATTTTTATTAGCTAAGAAATATTCTAATGGTCTACCGCCTAATTTCATAAAGAAGAGGGCAAAATACCTCCTTGTTCCTTATCTTTTTATGAGCGTTGTGTATGGGTTTGTTAATGCTGATTCTCTTAACCCACAATCGATTATGATGACAATAATTAGGAATATTCTCTTAGCTGAATCAACGGTTTATTTCATATTAATTATTTTTCAGTTTTATTTTCTACATATAGTTTTCTATAAAAAGCTAAATAAATGGAAACCTTTAACGGTGATCAGTTCAACTCTTTTATTAAATATTCTTTACTTGTCTTTTTTTCACTTTGTAAATGCTCCTGAAAATGAAATAGCCTCTTATATTTGGAGAAGAGGCCATTGGCTATTATTTGTCGCTTGGATTTTTTATTTTGTAATGGGTTTCTATATTGGTAAATATTTTAATAAGGTAAAGAAGAAATTACATTCGAAAAAAGTTGCGATATCCCTTGCATTTTCGACAACGTGCTTACTAATACTAGTGATAACAAATAAGTATTTTGATTTAATTCACACCGTTTCATCAAAAAGAATAGATATTTTGATATATACTGCAAGTGTTATCTTGTTAGTATTTTCATTGTCAACATTTATAAAGCGTACTCCTAATTTCATAATTACGATTAGTAATTATTCATTTAGTATTTACTTACTTCATAAAGTTTTTTTGGCTGTTTTTGAGGCATTTAATCTTAATTATTTTAACCCCATTCTTCACGTGGTGTTGGCTTTTCTGTTTAGTTTTTTTTCCTCTATATTGATATCTTATTTACTTAATTTAGGGAGTTTCGGAAAGTACCTTGTTGGTCAGAATCAACAATTGAAAAAAGATTTTAAGAATGAGAGAAAATTAGCTGGATAG
- a CDS encoding tyrosine-type recombinase/integrase, translated as MLTDKRKGKRVKTARVNVRKTSVKLDELYERFIEIKKAEGRAQSTLGQYEENYGYFIEYLRKYDIPKEINAITKDTIREYIVYMRDTLVKFEEHRFKNDDAKTTGLAPSTINTRLKTLRVIFKCLEEEEHIKLNPMHGVKNVTELEEDICVLDSEELKNLLAVPNKRSYADFRDFVLMNFLLDCMTRISEAINLKISDFDLSSQLVTIPASIAKNRKFRILPLTRSTARLIGDLIRDNEADFDSEYVFLTNYGERISRDHFRKRLNTFAEQAKITKNVHPHLFRHTSATMFLENGGDIRHLQKLLGHADLRMVVRYTHLSGTALAKQHAQYSGMNQVLGNLNKKRKIKR; from the coding sequence ATGTTGACGGACAAACGTAAGGGTAAACGAGTTAAGACAGCGCGGGTAAATGTGCGGAAAACCTCCGTGAAGCTGGACGAACTATACGAACGGTTCATCGAAATAAAGAAGGCGGAGGGTCGTGCGCAAAGTACGTTAGGACAGTACGAAGAAAACTACGGTTATTTTATCGAGTATCTACGTAAATACGATATACCCAAGGAAATTAACGCAATAACGAAAGATACTATTCGAGAGTATATCGTCTATATGCGCGACACACTTGTTAAATTCGAGGAACATCGCTTTAAGAATGACGACGCAAAGACTACGGGGCTTGCGCCAAGTACGATAAATACTCGGTTAAAAACGCTGAGGGTCATATTTAAGTGTTTGGAGGAAGAAGAACACATTAAGTTAAATCCGATGCACGGAGTAAAGAATGTTACGGAGTTAGAAGAAGATATATGCGTACTAGATTCGGAGGAATTGAAGAATCTTTTAGCCGTTCCCAATAAACGCAGCTATGCGGATTTTAGGGATTTCGTCTTAATGAACTTTCTGTTAGACTGTATGACGAGAATTAGCGAGGCTATAAATCTAAAAATAAGCGATTTCGATTTGTCTTCGCAGTTAGTAACGATACCGGCGTCAATCGCTAAAAATCGTAAATTTAGAATCCTTCCGTTAACTCGATCTACTGCGAGGTTAATCGGGGATTTAATTCGAGATAACGAAGCCGATTTCGATAGTGAGTACGTATTTTTAACGAATTACGGAGAAAGAATCTCTCGTGACCACTTTCGTAAACGTCTGAATACTTTTGCGGAACAAGCGAAAATAACTAAAAACGTACATCCGCATTTATTCCGTCACACATCAGCGACAATGTTTTTAGAAAACGGAGGAGATATCCGTCATTTGCAGAAGCTGTTAGGGCACGCTGACTTACGTATGGTAGTTCGTTACACACACCTTTCCGGCACAGCCCTAGCAAAACAACATGCGCAATATTCCGGTATGAATCAAGTTTTAGGTAATTTAAACAAGAAACGTAAAATTAAACGCTAA
- a CDS encoding helix-turn-helix domain-containing protein, producing MFSFFGLGKDRTKFGRWMDRKDLTQIELEELSGLSRRTISRLCNDADYSPKYSTVSRIKKALTKIGESVPDDYFGM from the coding sequence ATGTTTTCGTTTTTTGGGTTAGGTAAGGACCGTACGAAGTTTGGGCGATGGATGGATCGGAAGGATTTAACGCAGATAGAGCTAGAAGAATTATCGGGGTTGAGTCGCAGGACTATATCACGTTTATGTAATGACGCTGACTATTCGCCGAAGTATTCGACTGTCTCACGTATAAAGAAGGCGTTAACGAAGATCGGCGAGAGTGTGCCGGATGATTATTTCGGCATGTAA
- a CDS encoding FtsK/SpoIIIE domain-containing protein, which translates to MLFEVVSSALVGSFIGYTYFAQNGLTDDGKKIARICANSGLSVKDDSMQLLRRSKRTWGVEYAYRIPLGLSFKDFERAKDAIQDGLNAKQAIDFGILRELRFGPTLINDIKRLLKRKKGARKEVELSYDGVLCVKVYAEQMTARYDYTAALFDKLNGWEIPVGTTRTKLIRHDFDKHCHLIVAGMTDYGKSVFLKNIITTLVARKTKHTRLYLVDLKGGLAFNRFRGLEQVDGLAKNPEEALEILTEAQTKMNATIEYLLQNGFEDVKEAGFKERHFVIIDEAADISGDKACQAVIRDIARRGRGAGFRLVYATQYPTNETLSPQVRQNCSARLTFRLNTVAASMAVIDEKGAEDLPLIKGRAIYVTDRKTTVQTPMIENKFIEETLNLKVNIRGKGDGNNAFSDRRETAAPRRNTLIVEEVGIS; encoded by the coding sequence ATGTTGTTCGAAGTAGTTTCGTCTGCACTCGTCGGTAGCTTTATCGGATACACTTACTTCGCTCAAAACGGTCTGACGGACGACGGTAAAAAGATCGCTCGTATATGCGCCAACAGCGGACTATCCGTTAAAGACGATTCAATGCAGTTATTACGACGTAGCAAGCGCACGTGGGGCGTCGAGTACGCTTATCGCATTCCGTTAGGCTTATCGTTTAAGGACTTCGAGCGAGCTAAGGACGCTATACAGGACGGTTTAAACGCCAAGCAAGCGATCGACTTCGGTATCTTGCGGGAATTACGCTTTGGTCCGACGTTAATCAACGATATAAAACGCCTGCTTAAACGTAAGAAAGGCGCACGGAAGGAAGTCGAACTGTCCTATGACGGTGTATTATGCGTCAAAGTTTACGCCGAGCAAATGACGGCACGATACGATTACACGGCGGCTCTCTTCGATAAGTTAAACGGTTGGGAAATTCCCGTCGGTACTACGCGCACTAAGTTAATACGGCATGATTTCGATAAGCACTGCCATTTGATCGTCGCAGGCATGACGGATTACGGCAAGTCCGTGTTTCTCAAAAACATTATAACTACGCTAGTCGCTCGCAAAACGAAGCATACGCGGCTTTATCTCGTCGACTTAAAAGGCGGCCTTGCGTTCAATCGTTTTCGCGGTCTGGAACAGGTCGACGGATTGGCGAAGAATCCCGAAGAGGCACTCGAAATACTAACGGAAGCTCAGACGAAGATGAACGCAACTATCGAATATCTATTGCAAAACGGCTTTGAAGACGTAAAGGAAGCCGGCTTTAAAGAGCGTCATTTCGTTATTATTGACGAAGCTGCGGACATAAGCGGCGACAAAGCGTGTCAGGCGGTCATACGCGATATTGCAAGACGTGGCAGGGGCGCAGGCTTCCGACTGGTTTACGCAACGCAATACCCAACGAATGAAACGCTAAGTCCGCAAGTCCGTCAGAATTGTAGTGCGCGATTAACCTTTCGACTGAATACGGTTGCCGCAAGCATGGCGGTCATTGACGAAAAGGGAGCGGAGGACTTACCGTTAATCAAAGGACGCGCGATCTACGTTACCGACCGTAAGACAACGGTACAGACGCCAATGATCGAAAATAAGTTTATAGAAGAAACGCTTAATTTGAAAGTAAATATACGCGGAAAAGGGGACGGTAATAATGCGTTTAGCGACCGTAGAGAAACAGCAGCGCCACGAAGAAATACTCTTATCGTTGAAGAAGTTGGGATTTCTTAG
- a CDS encoding replication-relaxation family protein produces the protein MRLATVEKQQRHEEILLSLKKLGFLSRTQIQRLHRLGGVRNTNRILNDLKPYMHVLRTQEHVYYLNAEGRRRVGAVKALKKTYQVEHHLMRNELYLAADCPASWRSEVKLTVKGELSIVADALFTVGGRYNIIEIDHTQKMAVNREKITKYKRLCELGVFKKQPQFTWLTTTEYRRKELTLLCEGLTARIYTVSDFK, from the coding sequence ATGCGTTTAGCGACCGTAGAGAAACAGCAGCGCCACGAAGAAATACTCTTATCGTTGAAGAAGTTGGGATTTCTTAGCAGGACGCAAATACAGCGCCTACACAGGCTCGGAGGCGTTCGGAATACTAACCGTATACTAAACGATTTAAAGCCGTATATGCACGTGCTAAGGACGCAGGAGCACGTCTATTACCTCAACGCGGAAGGCAGGCGAAGAGTTGGCGCAGTCAAGGCGTTAAAAAAGACGTATCAAGTCGAGCATCATCTTATGCGTAACGAGCTTTATTTAGCGGCGGATTGTCCGGCTAGTTGGCGAAGTGAAGTAAAACTAACGGTAAAAGGCGAGCTATCGATTGTCGCCGACGCATTATTTACGGTGGGAGGACGCTACAATATTATTGAAATAGATCATACGCAGAAGATGGCGGTGAATCGCGAGAAGATAACGAAGTATAAACGGCTATGCGAGCTAGGCGTATTTAAAAAGCAGCCGCAATTTACGTGGCTTACTACGACGGAATATAGACGGAAAGAATTGACGTTGTTATGCGAAGGTTTGACGGCGCGTATCTATACGGTTAGCGACTTTAAATAA
- a CDS encoding phage holin has product MNTAVLIRTIVLAVALLNQTLVLAGYSPLPWGDAEVESVMTGVFTFGAALWTWWKNNSVTKEAQKADEYLRDLKTKGDE; this is encoded by the coding sequence ATGAACACAGCAGTATTAATTCGAACAATCGTACTAGCAGTCGCACTCCTTAATCAAACGCTTGTACTCGCAGGATATTCGCCATTACCTTGGGGTGACGCGGAAGTTGAGTCGGTTATGACCGGAGTGTTTACGTTTGGAGCGGCATTATGGACGTGGTGGAAGAATAACAGCGTAACGAAAGAAGCGCAGAAAGCTGACGAATATTTACGCGATTTGAAAACGAAGGGAGACGAATAA